A genomic stretch from Triplophysa dalaica isolate WHDGS20190420 chromosome 4, ASM1584641v1, whole genome shotgun sequence includes:
- the dab2 gene encoding disabled homolog 2 isoform X2: MSQPSEAEPAPAVLATPAESEPTLSISTSDTSTAAPVTKTSFWKDRKKVPEKTDGFLLARFQGDGVRYKAKLIGVDDVAEARGDQMCQDSMMKLKGMAIAVRSQGKHKQRIWVNISLTGIKIVDEKTGVIEHEHVVNKISFIARDVTDNRAFGYVCGAEGQHQFFAIKTAQQAEPLVTDLKDLFQLIFNLRKKEQEAAQKGEANNPLIENGGDALLTLDCKDNAVKTVEQMDLFGDMSTPPDIHSPTSPGNDLFGAELFAPPTQNESLPSNKNSPVPPDLFNSTSISNISGLGSLSLGPASVTQTRGPTSSPWGQTPMMFPPQGGVPHTTVPGAQPYSQLPAFGGLPAPAWGQQAASPFGAPAATQAWGQPGTTGPAGTWPNSGPMVNPFPSNQFPPMMPPSAMMSGQQGTLIPPRPPPRPPVKEEPAPVKSAFMALDPFGEKEKKTGKDMFKDFLMVKPHKIEQGNGASTTNGSFDQYFSSKVGLAQEVADHDDFDINQIPVSSNVSGLTPAPAVGLLDAAFTPNLAPAPTNPPPAAGSNIFDDTFGNDPFGAPPPKTSTPATQAGAPASVFGDPFGGNPFA; the protein is encoded by the exons ATGTCACAACCATCTGAGGCCGAGCCTGCTCCCGCGGTACTTGCTACCCCAGCCGAATCTGAACCAACATTATCCATCTCCACATCTGACACCTCAACCGCTGCACCTGTGACTAAGACTTCATTCTGGAAGGATAGAAAAAAAG TCCCAGAGAAGACCGATGGCTTCCTGCTGGCCAGGTTTCAAGGTGATGGAGTGAGGTATAAAGCCAAGCTCATTGGTGTGGATGATGTTGCAGAAGCAAGAGGAGATCAAATGTGTCAGGATTCCATGATGAAGCTAAAG GGCATGGCAATAGCTGTTCGTTCTCAAGGCAAACACAAGCAAAGAATCTGGGTGAACATCTCTCTAACAGGAATCAAAATTGTGGATGAGAAAACTGGA GTGATTGAGCATGAACATGTTGTGAATAAGATCTCGTTCATAGCACGTGATGTCACTGATAACCGGGCTTTTGGATACGTGTGTGGAGCAGAGGGCCAGCATCAGTTCTTTGCCATCAAGACAGCTCAACAG GCTGAACCTCTGGTCACTGATTTGAAGGATTTGTTTCAGCTGATCTTTAACTTGCGGAAGAAAGAGCAAGAGGCTGCACAGAAG gGTGAAGCCAATAACCCATTGATTGAG AATGGTGGTGATGCTTTACTCACTTTGGATTGCAAAGACAATGCTGTAAAG ACTGTGGAACAGATGGACCTGTTTGGAGATATGTCCACCCCACCTGACATTCACTCTCCTACG TCACCTGGAAATGACCTGTTTGGAGCGGAGCTCTTTGCTCCGCCTACCCAAAATGAGTCTCTGCCCTCAAACAAAAACTCGCCTGTTCCACCTGACCTATTCAACTCTACATCGATCTCCAACATCTCTGGTCTTG GTTCGTTGTCTCTCGGCCCTGCTTCTGTCACTCAGACTCGTGGACCAACCTCGTCTCCATGGGGTCAGACACCCATGATGTTTCCTCCTCAGGGGGGCGTTCCTCATACAACAGTTCCAGGGGCACAACCTTACTCCCAGCTGCCTGCCTTTGGGGGCCTGCCTGCACCAGCTTGGGGGCAACAGGCAGCTTCACCTTTTGGTGCACCAGCTGCCACACAAGCTTGGGGTCAACCAGGAACCACAGGACCAGCTGGAACATGGCCTAACTCTGGGCCTATGGTCAACCCATTCCCATCAAACCAGTTTCCTCCCATGATGCCTCCTAGTGCGATGATGAGCGGCCAGCAAGGTACACTTATTCCCCCTCGTCCTCCACCACGTCCTCCTGTGAAAGAAGAACCGGCACCAGTTAAAAGTGCCTTCATGGCTTTAGACCCTTTTGGGGAGAAGGAAAAGAAGACTGGGAAAGACATGTTCAAAGATTTCCTGATGGTCAAGCCCCATAAAATTGAACAAGGAAATGGAGCAAGCACCACCAATGGTTCCTTTGACCAGTACTTTTCCAGTAAGGTTGGCTTGGCTCAGGAGGTGGCAGACCATGATGACTTTGACATTAACCAAATCCCAGTTAGCTCAAATG TTTCAGGTCTAACGCCAGCTCCAGCAGTAGGTCTTTTGGATGCTGCCTTCACTCCTAATCTGGCCCCTGCACCCACAAACCCACCTCCTGCAGCAGGCTCAAACATTTTTGATGACACTTTTGGAAACGACCCATTTGGAGCACCACCCCCGAAGACA AGCACTCCCGCCACTCAAGCTGGTGCCCCTGCAAGTGTTTTTGGAGACCCTTTTGGAGGAAATCCTTTCGCTTGA
- the hspb15 gene encoding heat shock protein, alpha-crystallin-related, b15 — MPRPLFCRNGCWDPFEEKRQINLFDQNTGLPCFLEPDEVSWIDSARKRLTAFSWTASLSLPLFNSLRMEILPTCIGPQEHISDAACKRTEQNWKVCLNVNPYSLEDISMKTKEGFLEITGNRDERQKNNSLISRSFSRKYKLPFDLDLKQINTVLSPDGILSVEAPLTGSEVALADETVIPIQMMDKPGFHY, encoded by the exons ATGCCTCGTCCTTTATTTTGCCGGAATGGTTGCTGGGACCCATTCGAGGAGAAGAGGCAAATTAATCTTTTTGACCAAAACACAGGTCTCCCGTGTTTTCTTGAACCAGATGAGGTTAGCTGGATAGATTCAGCCAGGAAAAGATTAACTGCATTCTCCTGGACTGCATCTTTGAGCTTGCCTCTCTTTAACTCTTTGCGCATGGAGATTCTACCTACATGCATTGGACCCCAAGAACATATTTCTGATGCTGCTTGTAAACGGACCGAACAAAACTGGAAAGTTTGTCTCAATGTCAATCCATATTCTCTAGAGGATATTAGCATGAAAACCAAGGAGGGATTTTTGGAGATAACGG gtaATCGTGACGAAAGgcaaaaaaacaacagcttAATCTCCAGAAGCTTTTCAAGAAAATACAA GCTTCCATTCGACTTGGACCTAAAACAGATCAACACTGTGCTGTCACCAGATGGTATTCTCTCAGTGGAGGCGCCATTAACCGGATCTGAAGTTGCTCTCGCTGACGAGACTGTCATCCCTATTCAAATGATGGACAAACCTGGGTTCCACTATTAA
- the dab2 gene encoding disabled homolog 2 isoform X1, whose product MSQPSEAEPAPAVLATPAESEPTLSISTSDTSTAAPVTKTSFWKDRKKVPEKTDGFLLARFQGDGVRYKAKLIGVDDVAEARGDQMCQDSMMKLKGMAIAVRSQGKHKQRIWVNISLTGIKIVDEKTGVIEHEHVVNKISFIARDVTDNRAFGYVCGAEGQHQFFAIKTAQQAEPLVTDLKDLFQLIFNLRKKEQEAAQKGEANNPLIENGGDALLTLDCKDNAVKTVEQMDLFGDMSTPPDIHSPTSPGNDLFGAELFAPPTQNESLPSNKNSPVPPDLFNSTSISNISGLGSLSLGPASVTQTRGPTSSPWGQTPMMFPPQGGVPHTTVPGAQPYSQLPAFGGLPAPAWGQQAASPFGAPAATQAWGQPGTTGPAGTWPNSGPMVNPFPSNQFPPMMPPSAMMSGQQGTLIPPRPPPRPPVKEEPAPVKSAFMALDPFGEKEKKTGKDMFKDFLMVKPHKIEQGNGASTTNGSFDQYFSSKVGLAQEVADHDDFDINQIPVSSNGPSKPVPLESFPYVAVVSGLTPAPAVGLLDAAFTPNLAPAPTNPPPAAGSNIFDDTFGNDPFGAPPPKTSTPATQAGAPASVFGDPFGGNPFA is encoded by the exons ATGTCACAACCATCTGAGGCCGAGCCTGCTCCCGCGGTACTTGCTACCCCAGCCGAATCTGAACCAACATTATCCATCTCCACATCTGACACCTCAACCGCTGCACCTGTGACTAAGACTTCATTCTGGAAGGATAGAAAAAAAG TCCCAGAGAAGACCGATGGCTTCCTGCTGGCCAGGTTTCAAGGTGATGGAGTGAGGTATAAAGCCAAGCTCATTGGTGTGGATGATGTTGCAGAAGCAAGAGGAGATCAAATGTGTCAGGATTCCATGATGAAGCTAAAG GGCATGGCAATAGCTGTTCGTTCTCAAGGCAAACACAAGCAAAGAATCTGGGTGAACATCTCTCTAACAGGAATCAAAATTGTGGATGAGAAAACTGGA GTGATTGAGCATGAACATGTTGTGAATAAGATCTCGTTCATAGCACGTGATGTCACTGATAACCGGGCTTTTGGATACGTGTGTGGAGCAGAGGGCCAGCATCAGTTCTTTGCCATCAAGACAGCTCAACAG GCTGAACCTCTGGTCACTGATTTGAAGGATTTGTTTCAGCTGATCTTTAACTTGCGGAAGAAAGAGCAAGAGGCTGCACAGAAG gGTGAAGCCAATAACCCATTGATTGAG AATGGTGGTGATGCTTTACTCACTTTGGATTGCAAAGACAATGCTGTAAAG ACTGTGGAACAGATGGACCTGTTTGGAGATATGTCCACCCCACCTGACATTCACTCTCCTACG TCACCTGGAAATGACCTGTTTGGAGCGGAGCTCTTTGCTCCGCCTACCCAAAATGAGTCTCTGCCCTCAAACAAAAACTCGCCTGTTCCACCTGACCTATTCAACTCTACATCGATCTCCAACATCTCTGGTCTTG GTTCGTTGTCTCTCGGCCCTGCTTCTGTCACTCAGACTCGTGGACCAACCTCGTCTCCATGGGGTCAGACACCCATGATGTTTCCTCCTCAGGGGGGCGTTCCTCATACAACAGTTCCAGGGGCACAACCTTACTCCCAGCTGCCTGCCTTTGGGGGCCTGCCTGCACCAGCTTGGGGGCAACAGGCAGCTTCACCTTTTGGTGCACCAGCTGCCACACAAGCTTGGGGTCAACCAGGAACCACAGGACCAGCTGGAACATGGCCTAACTCTGGGCCTATGGTCAACCCATTCCCATCAAACCAGTTTCCTCCCATGATGCCTCCTAGTGCGATGATGAGCGGCCAGCAAGGTACACTTATTCCCCCTCGTCCTCCACCACGTCCTCCTGTGAAAGAAGAACCGGCACCAGTTAAAAGTGCCTTCATGGCTTTAGACCCTTTTGGGGAGAAGGAAAAGAAGACTGGGAAAGACATGTTCAAAGATTTCCTGATGGTCAAGCCCCATAAAATTGAACAAGGAAATGGAGCAAGCACCACCAATGGTTCCTTTGACCAGTACTTTTCCAGTAAGGTTGGCTTGGCTCAGGAGGTGGCAGACCATGATGACTTTGACATTAACCAAATCCCAGTTAGCTCAAATG GGCCCTCCAAACCGGTTCCTCTAGAGTCCTTTCCTTATGTTGCTGTAGTTTCAGGTCTAACGCCAGCTCCAGCAGTAGGTCTTTTGGATGCTGCCTTCACTCCTAATCTGGCCCCTGCACCCACAAACCCACCTCCTGCAGCAGGCTCAAACATTTTTGATGACACTTTTGGAAACGACCCATTTGGAGCACCACCCCCGAAGACA AGCACTCCCGCCACTCAAGCTGGTGCCCCTGCAAGTGTTTTTGGAGACCCTTTTGGAGGAAATCCTTTCGCTTGA